The following nucleotide sequence is from Pectobacterium sp. A5351.
ATAAATCGCTCATCATTTTCGGCATCGTCAACATAACCTCGGACAGTTTCTCCGATGGAGGCCGGTATCTGGCGCCAGACGCAGCCATTGCGCAGGCGCGTAAGCTGATGGCCGAGGGGGCAGATGTGATCGACCTCGGTCCGGCATCCAGCAATCCCGACGCCGCGCCTGTTTCGTCCGACACAGAAATCGCGCGTATCGCGCCGGTGCTGGACGCGCTCAAGGCAGATGGCATTCCCGTCTCGCTCGACAGTTATCAACCCGCGACGCAAGCCTATGCCTTGTCGCGTGGTGTGGCCTATCTCAATGATATTCGCGGTTTTCCAGACGCTGCGTTCTATCCGCAATTGGCGAAATCATCTGCCAAACTCGTCGTTATGCATTCGGTGCAAGACGGGCAGGCAGATCGGCGCGAGGCACCCGCTGGCGACATCATGGATCACATTGCGGCGTTCTTTGACGCGCGCATCGCGGCGCTGACGGGTGCCGGTATCAAACGCAACCGCCTTGTCCTTGATCCCGGCATGGGGTTTTTTCTGGGGGCTGCTCCCGAAACCTCGCTCTCGGTGCTGGCGCGGTTCGATGAATTGCGGCTGCGCTTCGATTTGCCGGTGCTTCTGTCTGTTTCGCGCAAATCCTTTCTGCGCGCGCTCACAGGCCGTGGTCCGGGGGATGTCGGGGCCGCGACACTCGCTGCAGAGCTTGCCGCCGCCGCAGGTGGAGCTGACTTCATCCGCACA
It contains:
- the sul2 gene encoding sulfonamide-resistant dihydropteroate synthase Sul2: MNKSLIIFGIVNITSDSFSDGGRYLAPDAAIAQARKLMAEGADVIDLGPASSNPDAAPVSSDTEIARIAPVLDALKADGIPVSLDSYQPATQAYALSRGVAYLNDIRGFPDAAFYPQLAKSSAKLVVMHSVQDGQADRREAPAGDIMDHIAAFFDARIAALTGAGIKRNRLVLDPGMGFFLGAAPETSLSVLARFDELRLRFDLPVLLSVSRKSFLRALTGRGPGDVGAATLAAELAAAAGGADFIRTHEPRPLRDGLAVLAALKETARIR